Proteins encoded in a region of the Candidatus Marinarcus aquaticus genome:
- a CDS encoding peptidylprolyl isomerase, protein MFGFKKELKEYNLPSEELNRFQYAKITTENGTIWIKLFPESTPIAVSNFATLAKDGFYDGLKFHRVIAGFMAQGGCPDGTGMGGPGWSIACETNADKQVHNRGSLSMAHAGPNTGGSQFFICFVPTPHLDGHHTVFGGIEEDDKESFIALDAIAQNDKIVSIEILETRDDN, encoded by the coding sequence ATGTTTGGATTTAAAAAAGAGTTAAAAGAGTATAACTTACCCTCTGAAGAGCTCAATAGATTTCAATATGCAAAAATTACAACTGAAAATGGAACCATTTGGATTAAACTCTTTCCAGAGTCAACCCCCATTGCTGTTTCAAACTTTGCAACATTAGCAAAAGATGGTTTTTATGATGGCTTAAAATTTCACCGAGTTATTGCTGGGTTTATGGCACAAGGTGGATGTCCAGATGGTACAGGTATGGGTGGGCCAGGTTGGTCAATTGCTTGTGAAACCAATGCCGACAAACAAGTGCATAACAGAGGAAGCCTCTCTATGGCTCATGCAGGACCAAACACAGGTGGAAGCCAATTCTTTATCTGTTTTGTACCAACGCCACACTTAGATGGTCACCACACAGTATTTGGTGGTATAGAAGAGGATGACAAAGAGAGTTTTATTGCATTAGATGCCATTGCACAAAACGACAAAATCGTCTCTATTGAAATTTTAGAAACAAGAGATGACAACTAA